A genome region from Wielerella bovis includes the following:
- a CDS encoding TolC family protein, which yields MMMKINPSIKYMGYSFTKLLLLSSLWMATESHAFTLSEAWESAKQYSADYKMAYFQREASMEQEQQAKSAFLPHVYANASYQRQLPSISSTRETQGWNVQLNQTLFDASKMAQYRQSQYNSDVARQRFNSATEELLLKVSELYFNLLLIKETIAVHAAEKQAYEQQLKQAQEMFKRGSATVIDIHEAQAGYDNALAQEISALTEKQILENQLNSYTGLNSQQISPIDTQNLIGRYLPHFQQYSLAKWQEIALQNNHEYQMNQLVLKSSDEAVRMARKGRLPTMNAQLGYQDNVYTSAHQNSDYRHRGKGFTASLQLSIPLYTGGELSSKIREASLEYEVAQAQLLATERQIMLAVRQAYTEGDALRYQIMAQERALKSNQLKLKSTQTGQQYGMRNRLEVIQARQEVAKVEQQLMRVQYRFLMAYLTLIKESGLGLENIWREHENVVNSKSK from the coding sequence ATGATGATGAAGATAAATCCATCCATCAAATATATGGGCTATTCATTTACTAAACTGTTATTACTGAGTAGTTTATGGATGGCAACAGAGAGTCATGCTTTCACGCTGTCTGAAGCATGGGAATCGGCTAAACAATATTCTGCTGATTATAAAATGGCGTATTTTCAACGCGAAGCCAGTATGGAACAAGAACAGCAAGCAAAATCCGCCTTTTTGCCTCATGTGTATGCTAATGCAAGTTATCAACGTCAATTGCCGTCTATTTCTTCTACTCGTGAAACACAGGGTTGGAATGTACAACTGAATCAAACTTTATTTGATGCCAGCAAAATGGCGCAATATCGTCAAAGTCAATATAACAGTGATGTTGCGCGACAACGGTTTAATAGTGCTACAGAAGAATTATTATTGAAGGTAAGCGAACTTTATTTTAATTTACTCTTAATCAAGGAAACTATTGCGGTTCATGCTGCTGAAAAACAGGCTTATGAGCAACAATTAAAACAAGCTCAAGAAATGTTTAAACGTGGTTCGGCTACGGTCATCGATATTCATGAAGCACAGGCAGGATATGATAATGCATTGGCGCAAGAAATATCTGCTCTTACTGAAAAACAAATCTTGGAAAATCAATTGAATAGCTATACTGGTTTAAATAGCCAACAGATTTCACCTATAGACACTCAAAACTTGATTGGGCGTTATTTACCTCACTTTCAGCAATATAGTTTAGCTAAATGGCAAGAAATTGCGTTGCAAAATAATCATGAATATCAGATGAATCAGTTGGTACTTAAAAGTAGTGACGAGGCTGTTCGCATGGCGAGAAAAGGACGTTTACCAACAATGAATGCTCAATTAGGTTATCAGGATAATGTATATACATCTGCTCATCAAAATAGTGATTATCGCCATCGTGGTAAAGGGTTCACTGCCTCACTTCAATTAAGTATTCCACTTTATACGGGTGGAGAACTCAGTAGTAAGATTCGTGAAGCTAGTTTGGAATATGAAGTGGCGCAAGCTCAATTGCTGGCAACTGAACGTCAAATCATGCTGGCTGTGCGGCAGGCTTATACTGAGGGTGATGCGTTGCGTTATCAGATTATGGCGCAAGAGAGGGCACTTAAAAGTAATCAATTAAAACTTAAATCCACTCAAACTGGTCAACAATATGGCATGCGCAATCGTTTAGAAGTGATTCAAGCTAGACAAGAAGTGGCTAAAGTAGAACAGCAATTGATGCGGGTGCAATATCGCTTTTTAATGGCTTATCTGACGTTGATTAAAGAAAGTGGTTTGGGTTTAGAGAATATTTGGCGAGAACATGAAAATGTTGTTAATTCAAAATCAAAATAA
- a CDS encoding HlyD family type I secretion periplasmic adaptor subunit has translation MLFFQALKDFFSRYATVWRNVWSIRDQLDPPVRSADERAFLPAHLELTETPLSAAPKWTARLIMIFAVLALLWSWFGQIDIVATAQGKTSLGERSKTIQPLETAVVKAVHVRDGQQVKQGDVLVELNAVGSDSDVTQSEQAFQAALLSKLRYEAVLTALDSRSVPHIDVAAAKQLGLAEVEIQSAQVLAQNQYQAWAMQDAQLQSALRGHQAELQSAQAQEQKLVSVGVIERQKTLDYRKLKADNFISEHAYLEQESKSVSNQNDLKSTRSQIQQIQAAIMQAEQNRTLNTQNLKRDTLDALRQANEQIDQYRGQTERAKQRQQLMTLQSPVDGTVQELATYTIGGVVQVAQKIMVVVPNDERMEVEALVLNKDIGFVNAGQEAVVKIESFPYTRYGYLTGKVKSVSHDAMTHEQLGLVYSAIIALDKTDLQIDGKTVNLTAGMNVSAEIKTGQRRVLDYLLSPLQTKVDESFRER, from the coding sequence ATGTTATTTTTCCAAGCTCTAAAAGATTTTTTCTCTCGCTATGCAACGGTTTGGCGCAATGTTTGGTCTATTCGCGACCAACTTGACCCGCCTGTTCGTAGTGCTGATGAACGTGCTTTTTTGCCTGCACATTTGGAATTGACTGAAACGCCATTATCTGCCGCTCCTAAATGGACTGCGCGTTTGATTATGATTTTTGCGGTATTGGCGTTGTTGTGGTCGTGGTTTGGACAGATTGATATTGTGGCGACTGCGCAAGGTAAAACTTCCTTAGGGGAACGTAGCAAAACCATTCAGCCATTGGAAACAGCGGTGGTTAAGGCGGTGCATGTGCGCGATGGGCAACAGGTTAAACAGGGTGATGTGTTGGTGGAATTAAATGCGGTGGGTTCAGATAGTGATGTAACACAATCGGAACAGGCTTTTCAGGCTGCTTTATTATCTAAATTGCGTTATGAGGCGGTTTTAACGGCATTGGATTCTCGGTCGGTGCCGCATATTGATGTGGCTGCGGCTAAGCAGTTGGGGTTGGCAGAAGTGGAGATTCAATCGGCGCAGGTTTTGGCACAAAATCAGTATCAAGCGTGGGCAATGCAAGATGCGCAATTGCAATCAGCATTGCGTGGTCATCAAGCAGAATTGCAATCTGCACAGGCTCAGGAGCAGAAATTGGTGTCGGTCGGGGTGATTGAGAGGCAGAAAACGTTGGATTATCGTAAGTTGAAGGCAGATAATTTTATTTCTGAACATGCGTATTTGGAACAGGAAAGTAAGTCGGTCAGTAATCAAAATGATTTGAAGAGTACGCGCAGTCAAATTCAGCAAATTCAGGCTGCTATTATGCAGGCGGAACAAAACCGAACGTTGAATACGCAAAATTTAAAACGTGATACTTTGGATGCTTTACGCCAAGCGAATGAGCAAATTGACCAATATCGTGGACAAACGGAACGTGCAAAACAACGGCAACAGTTGATGACTTTGCAATCTCCTGTTGATGGAACGGTACAGGAATTGGCTACTTATACCATTGGTGGTGTGGTGCAAGTGGCGCAGAAGATTATGGTTGTGGTTCCCAATGATGAACGTATGGAAGTAGAAGCATTGGTGTTGAACAAAGATATTGGTTTTGTGAATGCTGGGCAAGAAGCGGTGGTTAAAATTGAGAGTTTTCCTTATACGCGCTATGGTTATTTGACTGGTAAAGTCAAAAGTGTCAGTCATGATGCAATGACACACGAACAACTGGGTTTGGTTTATAGTGCAATTATTGCATTAGATAAAACGGATTTGCAAATTGATGGTAAAACTGTAAATTTAACGGCTGGTATGAATGTCAGCGCAGAAATCAAAACAGGGCAACGCCGAGTATTGGATTATTTGTTGAGTCCATTGCAAACTAAAGTAGATGAAAGTTTCAGGGAGCGTTGA